The following coding sequences are from one Dreissena polymorpha isolate Duluth1 chromosome 8, UMN_Dpol_1.0, whole genome shotgun sequence window:
- the LOC127842104 gene encoding uncharacterized protein LOC127842104: MEFIATLDALEKKITQVSLLNEDILSELDTQGIEEEILATDAYMLEIDIKLRTVRSEKEGGLQSSSVVTMPRSKLSVHTPSAHSAEPISDKHAQLNLQNNSQTLSDISYVSNASQYHRLPKLSLPTFKGDILQSQTFWDSFETTVHLNTNLSDIQKFSYLKSLLECDASRTIDGFALTNANYKRAIELLKERYGQQHKITHAIMQALLQLPAPLYNLQSVRSFYDKMETHIRNLESIGQQQDTYGDLLVPVILEKLPADIKRNLARERGDTNWKLCDLRRAIYRELDIMEAGSASYPEVAQFMKTASLYAGTNHAKKAKFDKSESLNVKKQTFSCPFCHEKHKPTECSKYCSPSERISVFEKDKLCYNCLGIKETAVDAAILFDEGSQKSFITQQLADQLQLPVDGIEMLNIASFGGITTRV, encoded by the exons ATGGAATTTATTGCCACACTCGACGCTCTGGAGAAGAAAATCACGCAAGTTTCGTTGCTCAACGAGGACATATTGTCAGAATTGGATACACAAGGCATTGAAGAGGAAATATTAGCCACTGACGCGTACATGTTGGAAATCGACATCAAACTTCGCACGGTACGAAGTGAGAAAGAGGGCGGCCTCCAATCTTCAAGTGTCGTTACAATGCCGCGATCCAAACTTTCGGTTCACACACCAAGCGCCCACTCCGCGGAACCCATCAGTGACAAACATGCACAACTAAACCTACAGAACAACAGCCAAACGCTTAGTGATATTTCGTATGTTTCCAACGCTTCACAGTACCACCGACTTCCGAAACTCTCTCTGCCTACATTTAAAGGTGATATTTTACAATCGCAAACATTTTGGGACTCGTTTGAAACAACTGtgcatttaaatacaaatctATCGGACATTCAGAAGTTTAGCTACCTGAAATCTCTGTTGGAATGCGACGCGTCTAGAACTATTGATGGTTTCGCTTTGACAAACGCTAATTACAAACGGGCTATTGAACTGCTGAAAGAACGATATGGACAGCAACACAAAATCACCCACGCAATTATGCAGGCACTGCTTCAATTACCGGCTCCTCTCTACAACCTGCAGAGTGTTCGAAGTTTTTATGACAAAATGGAGACACACATCCGGAACTTGGAATCCATCGGCCAACAGCAGGACACGTATGGCGATCTACTTGTTCCGGTTATATTAGAGAAGCTACCGGCAGACATTAAGCGAAACCTGGCCCGAGAACGAGGAGATACTAACTGGAAGCTGTGTGACCTCCGCCGCGCTATCTACAGAGAGCTCGACATCATGGAAGCCGGAAGTGCATCGTATCCGGAAGTCGCCCAGTTCATGAAAACTGCGTCACTCTACGCAGGGACGAACCACGCTAAGAAGGCTAAATTCGACAAGAGCGAATCCTTGAATGTGAAGAAACAAACATTTTCTTGTCCATTCTGTCACGAGAAACACAAACCCACAGAATGTTCGAAATATTGCAGCCCTTCCGAGCGAATAAGCGTATTCGAAAAGGACAAGCTGTGTTACAATTGTCTAG GTATCAAGGAGACGGCCGTCGATGCAGCTATCCTCTTCGACGAGGGCTCCCAGAAGTCTTTCATTACGCAGCAGCTGGCAGACCAACTACAACTTCCGGTTGATGGTATTGAAATGTTGAACATTGCGTCATTCGGTGGAATCACAACGAGAGTCTAA
- the LOC127842105 gene encoding uncharacterized protein LOC127842105: MLDIAVLIGADHYWDLVEDTVIRGNGPTAVKSKLGYLLSGPVHTGTTSKTTGKSHMMNVIATRPPNASILERFWKLESMGVTSDGQDQKELDYIQEYQDKCIAFRDGRYEVKLPWKQDHAPLPTNFEIALKRTMGTIHRLRREPEMLQQYHEVIKEQERRGFIEKVCVDKESPSQTVHYIPHHPVRKDSSTTPVRVVYDCSCRKSASHPSLNDCLESTPPQLNDLTTLLVRFRMHKYAVTTDIEKAFLHVGLHENDRDMTRFLWFEDPYDTQDKVVVYRFKAVLFGATCSPFILNATLLKHPRQNKDCNAVNVIERDLNVDNVISSFESETEVLKYFHESRTLMSKAGMNLRSWSSNSEALQKVALRENVLDEEDVTKVLGLRWKTESDTMQFVIRNIPEVLEVTQRMILKFSSQIYDPLGLLSPVTVRAKIMLQDIWKGNYDWDTPLPSAIQTSWSNIPADLNTATEMTVKRQFLSSTDDGKETKSPKELHVFVDASMKSYGAATYV; encoded by the coding sequence ATGCTAGACATTGCCGTTCTTATTGGCGCAGACCACTACTGGGACTTGGTTGAAGACACTGTTATTCGCGGGAACGGTCCTACAGCTGTGAAGTCAAAGCTAGGCTACCTACTGTCGGGTCCTGTTCATACGGGGACTACATCAAAAACCACAGGCAAGAGTCACATGATGAACGTGATCGCAACCCGCCCGCCAAACGCCTCAATACTTGAGCGATTTTGGAAACTTGAAAGCATGGGTGTCACGTCAGATGGTCAGGACCAGAAAGAGCTGGACTACATACAAGAGTACCAAGACAAGTGCATTGCATTTCGTGACGGACGTTATGAAGTCAAATTACCATGGAAACAAGACCACGCACCATTACCCACGAACTTTGAAATTGCCCTAAAGCGGACAATGGGCACTATTCATAGACTCCGTCGTGAACCAGAAATGCTTCAACAGTATCATGAAGTTATCAAGGAACAGGAAAGACGTGGTTTTATAGAGAAAGTTTGTGTCGATAAGGAGTCACCGTCTCAAACAGTCCACTACATTCCACACCATCCAGTACGGAAAGACTCATCTACAACCCCTGTTCGTGTAGTCTATGACTGTAGCTGCCGAAAGTCTGCAAGTCACCCTAGTCTAAATGATTGCTTGGAGTCAACCCCGCCTCAACTGAATGACTTGACAACGCTGCTTGTACGATTTCGAATGCACAAGTATGCCGTTACTACAGATATAGAAAAGGCATTTCTGCACGTCGGCCTCCACGAAAATGACCGAGACATGACCAGATTTCTTTGGTTCGAAGATCCTTACGATACACAGGATAAAGTCGTAGTGTATCGCTTCAAAGCTGTGTTGTTCGGCGCGACCTGTTCACCTTTCATTTTGAACGCCACACTTTTAAAGCACCCACGACAGAACAAAGACTGTAACGCTGTAAACGTGATTGAGCGTGATCTTAACGTCGATAACGTCATTTCGAGTTTTGAGTCTGAAACGGAAGTGTTGAAGTATTTTCATGAATCTAGAACGTTGATGTCAAAAGCTGGCATGAACCTTAGATCGTGGTCGTCAAACAGCGAAGCACTTCAGAAAGTAGCTTTACGGGAAAACGTCCTAGATGAAGAAGACGTCACCAAGGTTCTCGGTCTACGGTGGAAGACGGAAAGTGATACAATGCAGTTTGTCATAAGGAACATTCCAGAAGTACTTGAGGTCACACAAAGAATGATATTGAAGTTTTCGTCTCAGATCTACGATCCTCTTGGCCTACTCAGTCCTGTTACAGTGAGGGCTAAGATTATGCTGCAAGATATTTGGAAAGGCAACTATGATTGGGATACGCCTCTGCCATCTGCTATTCAAACATCGTGGTCCAACATTCCTGCTGATCTCAACACAGCAACGGAGATGACAGTCAAACGCCAGTTCCTATCCAGCACGGATGATGGCAAAGAAACGAAGTCACCAAAAGAGCTTCATGTGTTCGTTGACGCTAGCATGAAGTCATATGGTGCGGCAACATACGTATAA